GCTATGAAACCTATGAAGTCAAATCATTATCAGAATTGCAACACGATGAAAGAGCAACCATAGAGGGAAAGGTGATTTATCCACCTTCCCTTGTTTTTTATGGTAGAAGAAAATCGAAACTAACATTAACCTTAGAGGTTGAAAATATGATTGTGAAAGCTGTTCTATTCAATCGTGCTTTTGCGAAAGATCAATTGCAACCAGGAGATTGGATTACTGTAACTGGAAAGTGGGACCAAAGGAAACTCCAAGTTACTGTCAGTCAATACCATAAAGGAAAAGCAAAGCACCTCCAACCTATTCAACCCGTTTATCCTTTAAGAGGTGATATTAAATTGCAGCGCTTGAAGAGGTGGATAAGCTCAGCTCTATCATTCAGCAATGGTTCCCTTGAGGAATATATTCCAAAACGGTATTTAAAACAATATAAATTACCTACCCTTTTTCAAGCACTACATACTATGCACTTTCCAGAAAATCATTTTGCTTTAAAACATGCGAGAAGAAGGTTTGTCTTTGAGGAGTTGTTCATTTTTCAATTAAAAATGCAATTACTTCGAAAAAAGAAAAAGGAAGCAACAAAAGGGAATACTAAAAATTGGGACAAGTTCTCACTCCAAGAATTCGTTGATCAATTACCCTTTGAACTTACAGATGCTCAAAAACAATCATCTAGAGAAATTCTTTTGGATTTAAAAAGTCCATTTCGAATGAATCGTTTGTTACAAGGGGATGTTGGTTCTGGGAAGACCATAGTTGCTGCCCTTTCTGTATATGCCGTTCATTTGTCTGGATACCAAAGTGCCATAATGGTTCCTACTGAAGTTCTTGCAGAACAACATTATCAATCTTTATCCGAGCTTTTTAATAATCACGTAAAAGTTGTTCTTTTAACTGGGTCTATAAAAGGGAAGAAAAGAAGAGAAATAGTAGAGTTGATTAAGAATAATCAGGCAGATGTAATTGTTGGTACCCATGCCCTCATTCAAGATGAAATTGAATATTCAAAGCTAGGTTTTGTTGTTGTTGACGAGCAGCATCGTTTTGGAGTTCAGCAAAGAAGAATTTTGCGAGAAAAGGGCTTAGTTCCCGATGTTTTATTTATGACAGCAACACCAATTCCAAGAACGTTATCTATAACAGCATTTGGTGACATGGATGTTTCTACCATTGATCAAATGCCTGTAGGGAGGAAGCCTGTTAAGACCTATTGGGCAAAAGAACAAATGATATCCAGAGTCCTTCACTTTATAGAGGAAGAAGTGAAAAAAGGACACCAGGCGTATGTTATTTGTCCTTTAATTGAGGAAAGCGAGAAATTGGATATCCAAAATGTATTAGATGTCTATCAACAGCTAACGGCTTATTTTTCTCCAGTTTATCAAGTTGGACTGATGCATGGAAGACTTAGTAATGAGGAAAAAGAAAATGTAATGAGAGAGTATACGAAAAATAATGTTCAGGTTTTGGTTTCAACAACTGTAGTAGAAGTCGGTGTGAACGTTCCTAATGCCACAGTGATGATGATTTATGATGCGGAGCGTTTTGGTCTAGCCCAACTCCATCAGCTGCGCGGAAGAGTAGGAAGAGGGAAAGAACAGTCTTATTGTATTCTTCTAGCCGATCCCAAGACTGATGTAGGGAAAGAGCGAATGCAAGTTATGACACAAACTACCGATGGGTTTGAACTATCAGAATTTGATTTAAAGCTAAGGGGGCCGGGAGACTTTTTTGGAAAAAAACAATCTGGGCTGCCTGATTTTAAAGTAGCCGATCTAGTCCATGATTATCGCGCCCTTGAAACGGCAAGAAAAGATGCTCAACAGGTGATTGAGTCTGGGCTCTTAGAAACGGAAGAATTTATAAATTTAAAAAAGATAGTAGAGCAAGACCCTATCTTTCAAGGTGAGATTTTGGACTAATAGGATGGTTGCATAATTTTAACTGGTATTATATATTACTATTAGTACCTAGTCTTAAAAATATAAAATACGATATGATATATTGCAATATTTGGATGGTGTCGATGGATGAGACAAAAAAAGAAAGAACGCCAAGAAAAACTAATGGAAACAATTAAGGAATCCCCATTTATTACAGATGATGAGCTTGCTGCAAGATTTGATGTTAGTATCCAAACAATTCGTTTAGATCGTATGGAATTAGCTATACCCGAATTAAGAGAAAGAATTAAGTCTGTCGCAACCAATCAATGGAATGAAACGGTTAAGGCACTTCCAATTGAAGAAGTTATTGGGGAAATTGTGGACTTGGAGTTAGATAAACAGGCCCTGTCCATATTAGATATTAAAGAAGAGCATGTATTTTCACGTAATTTCATTGCTCGTGGTCACCATTTGTTTGCACAAGCCAATTCTTTAGCAGTTGCTGTCATTAATGACGAGCTTGCCTTAACAAGAAGTGCAACGATCCATTTTACCCGTCAAGTTAAAAAAGGAGAGCGGGTAGTGGCAAAGGCACAAGTGGTTGGACATGATTCAGTAAAGGGTCGAACAACAGTGAAAGTTTCTACCTTTGTTGAAAATGAACTTGTTTTTTCAGGTGAATTTGAAATGTATCGTTCAAACCAACGAAAAGGAGAATGAAAATCATGAAAATAGCAATCGATGCTATGGGAGGAGACAATGCTCCAAAAGCCATTGTACTTGGAGCCATAGAAGCGGTGAAACAGTTTCCAAATATAGAAATTACTTTATTTGGGAACGAAGAGAAGATTAAACTTTACCTAACGGAGACAAATCGTATAAAAGTGGTACATACAAATGAAGTGATCACATCTGAGGATGAGCCAGTGCGTGCCGTTAGAAGGAAAAAAGACGCTTCTATGGTATTAATGGCAAAAGAAGTCAAAGAGGGACGGGCAGATGCTTGTATTTCTGCAGGAAATACAGGAGCCCTTATGAGTGCGGGTCTATTTGTTGTAGGAAGAATTTCAGGAATTGAACGTCCGGCCCTTTCCCCTACCTTGCCAACAATAGATGGTAAAGGATTTCTTCTGCTAGATGTTGGTGCGAATGTTGATGCTAAACCTCAACATCTTCTCCAATATGCTGTTATGGGATCCATTTACGCTGAAAAAGTACGTGGGATTGATCGTCCTAAAATAGGTCTTTTAAATGTGGGAACTGAGTCAGGGAAAGGAAACGATTTAACGAAGAAGTCTTTTTACATTCTACAAGAAGCACCGATCAACTTCGTGGGAAATGTAGAAGCCCGAGATTTATTGCAAGGGGCTGCAGATGTTGTAGTTACCGACGGATTTACAGGGAACGTGACTCTTAAAACCATTGAGGGAACAGCTTTATCAATGTTTTCAATGATAAAAACTACCTTTATGTCATCCCTGAAAACTAAGATTGCAGCAGCCGTAGTCAAGAATGATTTAAAAGCTTTAAAAAATCAATTAGATTACTCTGAATACGGTGGTGCGGGTTTATTTGGACTTTCAGCGCCAGTGATTAAGGCTCATGGATCATCTAATGCAAAGGCTATTGTTAGTGCTATAAAGCAAGCCATTGAGATGGTTGATCAAAATGTTGTGGCTACAATAGAAAAAGCCATTCAACAAACATCAAAGGAGGAGTAATATGAAAAAAGTTGCCCTTGTCTTTCCTGGCCAAGGTTCACAGGTCATAGGAATGGGAAAGGATGTTTTTCATACATATGATCGTGTTAAGGATTGTTTTCATGTTGGCGAGAACCTCTTAGGCTATCCTATATTAGATTTAATGTTTAATGGGCCGGAAGAGGAACTGACAAAGACGGAAAATGCTCAACCAGCCTTATTATTAACAAGTATTGGGATATTGAGAGAACTTGAGGCCCAAGGTGTCCAAGCAACTGTTACGGCGGGGCATAGTTTGGGAGAATACAGTGCGATGGTTGCAGCTGGAGCCATATCATTTGAAGAGGCTTTGCCATTGGTACATGAACGAGGAAAGTTAATGGAGAAAGCTTTCCCTTCTGGAAAAGGGGCTATGGCAGCGGTGCTGGGGTTAAATGCTGAAGAAATTCAGACAACTCTTGAACAGATAAATGCTGGCGAAGAGATTGTAGATATAGCAAATTATAATTGTCCTGGGCAAATTGTTATATCAGGTACGAAACAGGGGGTTCAACGAGCTTCAGAATTTCTTAAAGACAAGGGTGCTAAACGTGTCATTGAATTAAATGTTAGTGGCCCCTTTCACTCAAGACTCATGAAGCCAGCAAGTGAATCATTTTCAGAAGTTCTTCAAAACATTAAATTCCAAGATTCAAATGTTCCTGTTGTGATGAATGTTTCAGCAAATGCATCATCAAAGAAAGAAGAACTTCAAGATGCTTTGGAAAGACAATTATATTCTCCTGTTCAATGGGAGGAAACCATTCGTTCCATTCTCGATATGGACGTAGATGCAATAGTCGAAGTCGGTAGTGGGAAGGTATTAAGTGGTCTTGTGCGAAAAGTAGAAAGACGAATGAAGACTTTTTCTGTCCAAGACACAGATAGCTTAAATGAATTTATAAACTGGTACAAGGAGGACTAACATGCTACTAGGACAAGTCGCACTTGTTACAGGTGCCTCAAGAGGTATTGGGCGTGCAATTGCGTTAGAACTAGCCAAAAATGGTGCAAAGGTTGTTGTGAATTATTCGGGAAGTGAGCAAAGAGCAGAGGAAGTTGTTACTGAAATTAAGGCAATGGGACAAGAAGCTTTAAAAATAAAAGCAAATGTATCCAATGAAGAAGATGTAAAAGCTATGGTTAAAGAGACGATTGACACTTTTGGTCAATTAGATATACTTGTCAATAACGCAGGCATTACCAGAGACAATTTACTAATGCGCATGAAAACCGAAGAATTTGATCAAGTGATTGAAACAAATTTAAAGGGAGTATTTCTTACAACAAAAGCGGTTACTAGGCAAATGATGAAACAAAAGAAGGGCCGTATTATCAACATTGCATCCGTAGTGGGTGTGATAGGGAACCCGGGACAGGCGAATTATGTCGCTGCTAAAGCAGGCGTCATTGGTATGACAAAATCCAATGCCAAGGAATTAGCTCCAAGGAATATCCTTGTCAATGCTGTAGCGCCTGGGTTTATAAAGACTGATATGACGGATCAATTAACAGAAGAACAACAAAAAGAAATGCTTCATCATATCCCACTTTCTCGGCTGGGCGAAGGTGAAGACGTTGCCAAAGTCGTCCGGTTTTTAGCAAGTCCAGATGCTAATTATATCACTGGTCAGGTTATTCATGTAGATGGCGGGATGGTCATGTAGATTCACTCTAGACGAAAGGGACCATTTTTAAGTAAAATCGTAAATAGCGATAGACATACTTGAAGGGAGGTGACATGATATGGCAGACGTATTTGACCGCGTAAAACAAATTATTATTGACCGCTTAGATGTTGATGAAGCAAAGGTGATAATGGAGGCTTCCTTTAAGGAAGACCTAGAGGCTGACTCCCTTGACGTAGTTGAGTTAGTAATGGAACTAGAAGATGAATTTGATATGGAAATTTCTGATGATGATGCTGAAAAAATTAATACCGTTGGAGATGCTGTGAATTACATAAACAGCCGCGGTTAATAATAGCATTTTTGGAAGATAGGGAAGTGGATAACTTTTTTATCTGTTCTAAAAATCTCGTAGTCTAAAGGCTGCGAGATTTCTCCTATTCTAAAACATATAGAAAATGGTGGATATAAGTGAACTTCGATAACTTTCAACAAAAGATTGGTATAACATTCCAAAATCCGGATTTGTTAAAACAAGCATTTACCCATTCATCATATGTGAATGAGCATCGAAAACAGCCTTTTGAGGACAATGAGCGTCTCGAGTTTTTAGGAGATGCGGTTCTAGAGCTTACAATCTCCGATTATTTATATAAAAACTTTCCTAAAATGAGTGAAGGTGAATTAACTAAATATAGAGCAGCCATTGTTTGCGAAGCTTCTTTAGTGCATTTAGCTCATGACCTTCAATTTGAAAAACTGATTCTTCTAGGAAAGGGAGAAGAAATTACAGGGGGTCGGCAACGTCCAGCGTTACTAGCAGACGTGTTTGAGGCCTTTATCGGGGCAATATATCTAGACCAGGGATATGAGGTTGTTGTTCAGTTTCTTAAGCAATTTGTTTATCCTAAGATCAAAAAAGGTGCTTTTTCTCATGCGATGGATTACAAAAGTCAACTTCAGGAAGTTGTTCAAAAAGTAAAGAATGGCACCATTGAATATGAAATCACAGAGGAGAGAGGCCCTGCTCATAATCGAGAATTTGTTGCCCATGTCATCATCTCAAATTCAGTGGCTGGTATAGGTATCGGGAGGACTAAAAAAGAAGCAGAGCAAAAAGCAGCCCATGAGGCATTAAAAAAGTACTAGAAAAATGAGCTAGGACAAAACCGCGATAAACCGCTTTAAAACTATTAAACCAGTTTCCTATTCTGTATGGTTAAATTATGTCCTCTTAATCCGTTTGAGTGCTATGAAAAGTTATTGGGTGACGTTTCATACGTTTAGAGACGGTTTCATAATTTCAAGTGCTAAAAGAGCAGGTTTTAAGTGACACTCTTTTAGTTCTTAGTGCCGATTCTATGATTTGTTTGCTATTCACTTTCCTTGGGTGCTAACAATCAATGGGGGACGGTCACTGACTGATGTTTCCTTTTATTTAGGTGCCAGAAGCTGGATGAACTTGAGCGCAAAACGTTCAAATAAAAAGATGATTCCTGGAAATAAATGAGGAATCATCTTTTTATTATTTGTTACATTTTTTTCAGGCCCTTTCAAGATGCGAAAAGCGTTTTGTTTTCTAAACCTTATTTCCTTCGGTATTTGCCTAACTCCTCAACAATAGCTTGGATTTCAGATACACTAAAGTTCTCTTTAGCATGAATCATATCATATAAGTTCTTAATCTCTTCGTAGTTTTTTAATGGGTAGTCCTTTGGGTCCATGATGGAACGGTTTACTACTTGTAATTTTTTTGCCATTTCTTGGATCATAAAGGATAAATTTTCTTGGTTTTGCATATCTAAAGTCATGATTTCACTCCTTTTCTGTAATCTATTCATAGATTCTTCTATGTAGCTCTCTTAATATGATAAAATAGAAAAGTTAAATTACAACCCTTTAGTTATTTTTTGTTTAAAAAAAATTGATATACATAGGAGGAAAGTTGAGCATGTTCCTCAAGCGTTTAGAAACAGTAGGTTTTAAGTCATTTGCGGAGCGAACTACAGTAGAATTTGTTCCAGGAGTAACAGCCGTTGTTGGGCCTAATGGAAGTGGAAAAAGTAATATTATTGATGCTGTACGTTGGGTATTAGGAGAACAATCTGCAAAATCTCTTCGAGGGTCTAAAATGGAAGACATCATTTTTGCAGGAAGTGATTCGAGAAAACCATTGAACTTTGCTGAAGTATCCCTCATTCTTGATAATGCAGATCAGACATTGCCTATTGATTACCATGAAGTTGCTGTCACGAGAAGGGTTTATCGCTCCGGAGAAAGTGAATTTTTAATTAACCAGCAATCTTGCCGTTTGAAGGATATCGTTGATCTTTTTATGGATTCTGGTCTTGGAAGAGAAGCATTCTCTATTATTAGTCAGGGGAAAATAGAGGAAATTCTTAGTTCAAAGGCTGAAGAACGGAGAACGATCTTTGAAGAAGCTGCTGGTGTGCTGAAATATAAAAATCGCAAGAAAAAAGCGGAGTACAAATTAGCTGAAACACAAGAAAACTTAAATCGTGTAGAAGATATTATTTACGAATTAGAACAGCAATTGGAACCACTTAAGGAACAAGCGGCTATTGCTAAAGAATACTTGGATAAAAAAGAAGTATTAAAGGAAAAGGAAGTTTCTCTTCTTGTAACTGAAATAGAAGCTTTTCACTTAGAGTGGCAGGCCATTTTAAGTGAATTGAAAGAGAAACAAGATGAAGCAATCAAACTTCAAACGGAGATCCAATCAGGTGAGGCAGAGATGGAGGCAGAGCAAAGCCAAATTCAAACCCTTGAGGAATCTATAGAAAAGCTACAAGAATCCTTGTTAGAATTGACAAGGGATTTAGAGCATATTGAAGGAAAAAAAGAGTTATATCACCAACGATTACGGTATTCAGAAGAAAAAATTCTTAAGATTGACCAAGACTTATTAGCTTATCAAAATCAGAAAGAGAACCTAGATGTTAAGATTCAACTGCAAAGGGAAGCGGCTAAAGTAAAAGAAAAGTCATTATTTGAAGTTAAGAAGCAGGTGGAAGAGAAGGAAAAGGAGTTTAGTCATCTATCAATAAACACAGAAGAAGTGTTGGAAAACCTTAAAAGTGATTATATTGAAAGGTTGAATGAACAGGCTGCCTTAAGAAATGAGACACAATCTCTAAACAAGCAAAGGGAGCAGGTTGAACGAAGAATTCAAAGACTGCGAGAGAAGTTTCAAGACTCTATTAGTGAAAGAAAAATGATTGAAGCACAAATAAGTGACCGAAACTATAAGGTTTTAGAGAGCGAGGAAGAGCTTAGCCAACTTCTTTCATCTTTACAACAGTTAAATCAAGAAAAAAACAGGGCGGAAAAAGCCTTAGAACAAGATCAATCAAAGCTTTATCAGGGATATCAATTTGCAGAAAAACTTCGGTCCAAAAAAGAGATGCTAGAAGATTTAAAAGAAGATTTCTCTGGTTTTTTCCAAGGGGTAAGAGAGGTTTTGAAAGCACGTGAAAACAAAGAATTAAATAATATTTTCGGGGCAATTATCGAACTTATATCTATACCAGATGATTACGTGACGGCGATTGAAACCACTTTAAATGCACAAGCTCAGCATATTGTGGTTCAAAATGAGAACACTGCAAGAGAGTGCATTTTATATCTTAAGAAGAACCAAAAAGGGAGAGCAACCTTCTTACCTTTAGAATCCATACAAGAGAGATCAATCCCATCCTCCCTTCTTCAGGGAATTAAAAATGATTTGGGATTTGTTGGCGTAGCTTCCGACTTAGTTTCTAGTGATCCAACTGTTTCAAAGGCAGTTCGTCACTTGCTAGGACATATTGTTATTGCAAAGACCCTAAAAGATGCGAATCGCTTGGCTACTCAGCTTTATCGAAAGTACAGAATTGTTACTCTCGATGGAGATGTCGTTAATCCAGGCGGATCTATGAGTGGAGGGGCAAAAGCGAATACGAAGTCTTCTCTATTTACAAGAGACAAAGAATTGCAGGATGTTACTAAGAAATTAGAAGAATACCAAGTGAAAATTAAGGCATTTGAGCAACACGTAAAACAACAAAAAGAAAAGCTAAAGGAAATTGAACATCAACGCGTAGAACTTGAGCAAAAACGTTCATCCATTGAAGGGAAACTCCAAACAAGAAGAGATGATTATAAAGAGATTTCCTATCAGGAAAAAAGAATGAATGAACAACTTGCTTTATTTGATCAAGAAGAAAGCCAACTTACACAGGAAGAAAAGGAATATAGATCTCAGCTGACTAAATGTAAGGAACAAATGGATTTACTACAAGAAAAGATTCAGTTAATGAAAGAGGAAATGGATCAATTATCTAGGCAACAGAGTGAACAAAGAACTTCAAAAGAATCGGTAAGTGAAGTTTTACAAAGTCTACGTATAAAGCTAGCAGAAAATCAAACCGAGCTTCGTAGTGAGGTAGACAAACATCAAAGATTAAAAAAGGAATTAGAGGTTGTAAAAGAATCAATCCTTGAGCTTACAAATGAAAGACATCAGATCGAAGAAGAAATAAAAGGGGAAGAGTCTGAGGATGTACTAGTTGAAAAACTAAAAATGGTCAAGCAAGAGAAATTTCAGACGGAGCAACTTATTCAACAACGAAGAGAAAACCGTTTGAAAAGAATTCAAAAGGTTCAAGATGAAACACGAGAGCTTAAACAGATTAAGAAGATTTTTGAAGCTCTTCAAAATGAGATCCGGCAAAAGGAAGTTAAATCCAATCGACTAGACGTAGAATTGGAAAATCGTCTTCATACGTTGCGTGAGGACTATACTTTGTCGTTTGAAAAGGCTAAATCCAATTATCCAATTGTTGATGATGTAGAGGAAGCACGCAAGAAAGTGAAATTTATTAAACGTGAAATAGAAGAGTTAGGAGCAGTAAATATTGGTGCTATTGAAGAATATGAACGTATCAAAGAAAGATATGAATTTTTATCAGAACAACAATCTGATCTTGAACAAGCTAAATTGACTTTACGTGAAATTATTGCTGAAATGGACCAAGAGATGTCAAGGAGATTTGAAGATACTTTTTCTCAAATTCGAATAGAGTTTCAGAAGGTATTTAAAGCGTTGTTTGGTGGTGGTCAGGCTGACTTAAGGCTAACTGACCCATCCGCAATATTGGAGACAGGGGTAGACATTGTTGCACAGCCACCAGGTAAAAAACTACAAAATTTGGGGTTGCTCTCTGGTGGAGAGCGCGCTTTTACTGCCATTGCTTTGTTATTTGCAATCTTGACAGTTCGGCCAGTACCATTTTGTATTCTGGACGAAGTGGAAGCTGCACTTGATGATGCTAATGTTAATCGTTTCGCTCGTTACTTGAAAAGATTTAGTCAAAATACACAATTCATTGTGATAACTCATCGAAAAGGAACGATGGAGGAAGCTGATGTTCTGTACGGTGTAACCATGCAGGAATCTGGTGTATCAAGGCTTGTATCAGTGAAACTAGAAGAAACGAAGGAATTTGTGGAAGTAGGAAAGGAAGATCGCAATTGAGTTTATTTAAAAAAATAAAGGAAAGATTTACGACTGATACTGACACAGTGACAGATAAGTTTAAAGGGGGTCTTTCTAAAACTAGGGAATCCTTTGCATCTAAAATGAACGATCTTGTTGCTCGATATCGTAAAGTTGATGAAGATTTTTTTGAAGAGTTGGAAGAAGTATTGATTTCAGCAGATGTCGGTGTACAGACAGTCATGGAACTTATAGATCAACTACGTTTCGAAGTACAAAGACAAAACATTAAGGATACACAGGAAGTTCAGGGCGTTATCTCTGAAAAACTAGTTGATATCTATTACGGTGATGAAGATAACCAAATAGAGAGTTTAAACCTCCAGGAAGATGAACTATCTATTATCCTGTTTGTTGGTGTGAATGGTGTTGGAAAAACAACAACAATTGGTAAGCTAGCCCATCAGTTAAAGGAACAAGGAAATAAGGTTATTCTAGCAGCAGGTGATACGTTTCGTGCAGGAGCCATTGAACAGTTGGAAGTATGGGGAGATCGTGTGGGTGTTGATGTTATTAAGCATAGTGCGGGAAGTGACCCAGCAGCTGTTATTTTTGATGCAGTGAAAGCTGCTAAGTCAAGAGGCGCAGATGTTCTTCTTTGTGATACTGCTGGTAGACTTCAAAATAAAGTAAACTTGATGAATGAACTTTCAAAGGTAAAACGTGTGATTGAACGTGAGGTTCCAGGAGCACCTCATGAAGTCTTATTGGTACTTGACGCAACAACAGGTCAGAATGCTATGAGTCAAGCAAAAACATTTTCAGAGGCAACTAATGTTTCTGGCATTGTTTTAACCAAACTTGATGGTACAGCTAAGGGGGGAATTGTTTTAGCCATTAGAAATGAGTTGAATATACCAGTTAAATATGTAGGATTAGGTGAGAAGATGGAAGATTTACAAGAATTCGATGCCCATGCCTTTGTCTACGGTTTATTTGCTGGTCTAATTGATGAGAAAGAAGAATAGGAATTGGAAATTTCTTGACAGACTTCGTAAATACCCTTAGTATTTTATTGTAAAGGTAATTCACTTAACAAGGAGTGCTTGCTTTGTTAGAAAAAACGACAAGAGTTAATTATTTATTCGATTTTTATCAAGAATTATTAACACCAAAGCAGCGGAACTACATGGAAATGTATTACCTTGAAGACTTATCCTTAGGAGAAATATCTGAATCCTTTGATGTGAGCCGTCAAGCAGTATTCGATAATATTCGTCGAACAGAGGCAATGTTAGAGGATTATGAAGAGAAATTAAAACTTTATGACCGCTTTCGGAGAAGGAAGTCGCTTATTTTAGAGATGAAAAAATTGATTTCTCAATCTTC
This genomic window from Bacillaceae bacterium S4-13-56 contains:
- the recG gene encoding ATP-dependent DNA helicase RecG codes for the protein MNKTPVEQLPGVGEKVKESLQGIGIESVEDLLYYFPFRYETYEVKSLSELQHDERATIEGKVIYPPSLVFYGRRKSKLTLTLEVENMIVKAVLFNRAFAKDQLQPGDWITVTGKWDQRKLQVTVSQYHKGKAKHLQPIQPVYPLRGDIKLQRLKRWISSALSFSNGSLEEYIPKRYLKQYKLPTLFQALHTMHFPENHFALKHARRRFVFEELFIFQLKMQLLRKKKKEATKGNTKNWDKFSLQEFVDQLPFELTDAQKQSSREILLDLKSPFRMNRLLQGDVGSGKTIVAALSVYAVHLSGYQSAIMVPTEVLAEQHYQSLSELFNNHVKVVLLTGSIKGKKRREIVELIKNNQADVIVGTHALIQDEIEYSKLGFVVVDEQHRFGVQQRRILREKGLVPDVLFMTATPIPRTLSITAFGDMDVSTIDQMPVGRKPVKTYWAKEQMISRVLHFIEEEVKKGHQAYVICPLIEESEKLDIQNVLDVYQQLTAYFSPVYQVGLMHGRLSNEEKENVMREYTKNNVQVLVSTTVVEVGVNVPNATVMMIYDAERFGLAQLHQLRGRVGRGKEQSYCILLADPKTDVGKERMQVMTQTTDGFELSEFDLKLRGPGDFFGKKQSGLPDFKVADLVHDYRALETARKDAQQVIESGLLETEEFINLKKIVEQDPIFQGEILD
- the fapR gene encoding transcription factor FapR, giving the protein MRQKKKERQEKLMETIKESPFITDDELAARFDVSIQTIRLDRMELAIPELRERIKSVATNQWNETVKALPIEEVIGEIVDLELDKQALSILDIKEEHVFSRNFIARGHHLFAQANSLAVAVINDELALTRSATIHFTRQVKKGERVVAKAQVVGHDSVKGRTTVKVSTFVENELVFSGEFEMYRSNQRKGE
- the plsX gene encoding phosphate acyltransferase PlsX, coding for MKIAIDAMGGDNAPKAIVLGAIEAVKQFPNIEITLFGNEEKIKLYLTETNRIKVVHTNEVITSEDEPVRAVRRKKDASMVLMAKEVKEGRADACISAGNTGALMSAGLFVVGRISGIERPALSPTLPTIDGKGFLLLDVGANVDAKPQHLLQYAVMGSIYAEKVRGIDRPKIGLLNVGTESGKGNDLTKKSFYILQEAPINFVGNVEARDLLQGAADVVVTDGFTGNVTLKTIEGTALSMFSMIKTTFMSSLKTKIAAAVVKNDLKALKNQLDYSEYGGAGLFGLSAPVIKAHGSSNAKAIVSAIKQAIEMVDQNVVATIEKAIQQTSKEE
- the fabD gene encoding ACP S-malonyltransferase — encoded protein: MKKVALVFPGQGSQVIGMGKDVFHTYDRVKDCFHVGENLLGYPILDLMFNGPEEELTKTENAQPALLLTSIGILRELEAQGVQATVTAGHSLGEYSAMVAAGAISFEEALPLVHERGKLMEKAFPSGKGAMAAVLGLNAEEIQTTLEQINAGEEIVDIANYNCPGQIVISGTKQGVQRASEFLKDKGAKRVIELNVSGPFHSRLMKPASESFSEVLQNIKFQDSNVPVVMNVSANASSKKEELQDALERQLYSPVQWEETIRSILDMDVDAIVEVGSGKVLSGLVRKVERRMKTFSVQDTDSLNEFINWYKED
- the fabG gene encoding 3-oxoacyl-[acyl-carrier-protein] reductase — its product is MLLGQVALVTGASRGIGRAIALELAKNGAKVVVNYSGSEQRAEEVVTEIKAMGQEALKIKANVSNEEDVKAMVKETIDTFGQLDILVNNAGITRDNLLMRMKTEEFDQVIETNLKGVFLTTKAVTRQMMKQKKGRIINIASVVGVIGNPGQANYVAAKAGVIGMTKSNAKELAPRNILVNAVAPGFIKTDMTDQLTEEQQKEMLHHIPLSRLGEGEDVAKVVRFLASPDANYITGQVIHVDGGMVM
- the acpP gene encoding acyl carrier protein — encoded protein: MADVFDRVKQIIIDRLDVDEAKVIMEASFKEDLEADSLDVVELVMELEDEFDMEISDDDAEKINTVGDAVNYINSRG
- the rnc gene encoding ribonuclease III, whose protein sequence is MNFDNFQQKIGITFQNPDLLKQAFTHSSYVNEHRKQPFEDNERLEFLGDAVLELTISDYLYKNFPKMSEGELTKYRAAIVCEASLVHLAHDLQFEKLILLGKGEEITGGRQRPALLADVFEAFIGAIYLDQGYEVVVQFLKQFVYPKIKKGAFSHAMDYKSQLQEVVQKVKNGTIEYEITEERGPAHNREFVAHVIISNSVAGIGIGRTKKEAEQKAAHEALKKY
- a CDS encoding DUF1128 domain-containing protein; translated protein: MTLDMQNQENLSFMIQEMAKKLQVVNRSIMDPKDYPLKNYEEIKNLYDMIHAKENFSVSEIQAIVEELGKYRRK
- the smc gene encoding chromosome segregation protein SMC; the protein is MFLKRLETVGFKSFAERTTVEFVPGVTAVVGPNGSGKSNIIDAVRWVLGEQSAKSLRGSKMEDIIFAGSDSRKPLNFAEVSLILDNADQTLPIDYHEVAVTRRVYRSGESEFLINQQSCRLKDIVDLFMDSGLGREAFSIISQGKIEEILSSKAEERRTIFEEAAGVLKYKNRKKKAEYKLAETQENLNRVEDIIYELEQQLEPLKEQAAIAKEYLDKKEVLKEKEVSLLVTEIEAFHLEWQAILSELKEKQDEAIKLQTEIQSGEAEMEAEQSQIQTLEESIEKLQESLLELTRDLEHIEGKKELYHQRLRYSEEKILKIDQDLLAYQNQKENLDVKIQLQREAAKVKEKSLFEVKKQVEEKEKEFSHLSINTEEVLENLKSDYIERLNEQAALRNETQSLNKQREQVERRIQRLREKFQDSISERKMIEAQISDRNYKVLESEEELSQLLSSLQQLNQEKNRAEKALEQDQSKLYQGYQFAEKLRSKKEMLEDLKEDFSGFFQGVREVLKARENKELNNIFGAIIELISIPDDYVTAIETTLNAQAQHIVVQNENTARECILYLKKNQKGRATFLPLESIQERSIPSSLLQGIKNDLGFVGVASDLVSSDPTVSKAVRHLLGHIVIAKTLKDANRLATQLYRKYRIVTLDGDVVNPGGSMSGGAKANTKSSLFTRDKELQDVTKKLEEYQVKIKAFEQHVKQQKEKLKEIEHQRVELEQKRSSIEGKLQTRRDDYKEISYQEKRMNEQLALFDQEESQLTQEEKEYRSQLTKCKEQMDLLQEKIQLMKEEMDQLSRQQSEQRTSKESVSEVLQSLRIKLAENQTELRSEVDKHQRLKKELEVVKESILELTNERHQIEEEIKGEESEDVLVEKLKMVKQEKFQTEQLIQQRRENRLKRIQKVQDETRELKQIKKIFEALQNEIRQKEVKSNRLDVELENRLHTLREDYTLSFEKAKSNYPIVDDVEEARKKVKFIKREIEELGAVNIGAIEEYERIKERYEFLSEQQSDLEQAKLTLREIIAEMDQEMSRRFEDTFSQIRIEFQKVFKALFGGGQADLRLTDPSAILETGVDIVAQPPGKKLQNLGLLSGGERAFTAIALLFAILTVRPVPFCILDEVEAALDDANVNRFARYLKRFSQNTQFIVITHRKGTMEEADVLYGVTMQESGVSRLVSVKLEETKEFVEVGKEDRN